One window of the Brevibacterium limosum genome contains the following:
- a CDS encoding diaminopropionate ammonia-lyase, with translation MTTTTAAAWTANDRDRTWSSPDQDDAALNFHRGLTGYEPTALVALPELARELGVAAVFAKDESTRLGLPAFKALGASWAVHRALEASKADPGAEVVTATDGNHGRAVARFAREAGHPARIFVLAGGIHPSAVAAIRDEGAEVVELDANYDETVAAAADYAAEHGAVLVQDTAWDGYEEVPGWIVDGYSTLFREINAQLSDAGHHAPDLICVPTGVGSLLQAALAHYRRASTVDTAVVSVETEAAACMGPSLDAGHPVTVETGKTIMSGLNCGTPSSLAWPLVRDGLDAAVAVSDDAAIDAAHRLAELGVAAGPCGAASLAGAKEALTGLDKDSRRRHLGVDADSVVVLTITEGAEANPVPAI, from the coding sequence ATGACCACGACGACCGCCGCCGCCTGGACCGCCAACGACCGTGACCGCACCTGGTCGAGCCCCGATCAGGACGATGCGGCCCTCAACTTCCACCGCGGACTGACCGGTTACGAGCCCACTGCCCTCGTCGCATTGCCGGAGCTCGCCCGTGAGCTCGGCGTCGCCGCGGTCTTCGCCAAGGACGAGTCGACACGGCTGGGCCTGCCCGCGTTCAAGGCCCTCGGTGCCTCTTGGGCCGTCCACCGTGCACTGGAGGCGTCGAAGGCGGATCCCGGCGCCGAGGTGGTCACCGCCACCGATGGCAACCACGGTCGGGCGGTCGCCCGGTTCGCCCGGGAGGCGGGGCATCCGGCCCGCATCTTCGTGCTGGCCGGTGGCATCCACCCGAGCGCCGTCGCTGCCATCCGCGATGAAGGTGCCGAAGTCGTCGAGCTCGACGCCAACTACGATGAGACCGTTGCGGCAGCAGCCGACTATGCGGCTGAACATGGTGCCGTGCTCGTTCAGGACACAGCGTGGGACGGTTACGAAGAGGTTCCCGGATGGATCGTCGACGGTTACTCGACGCTGTTCCGCGAAATCAACGCTCAGCTGAGCGATGCCGGTCATCATGCCCCCGACCTCATCTGCGTCCCGACCGGTGTCGGTTCGCTGCTGCAGGCCGCACTGGCGCACTATCGCCGGGCGAGCACCGTAGATACCGCGGTCGTCTCCGTCGAGACGGAAGCGGCAGCATGCATGGGGCCGAGCCTCGACGCGGGCCACCCCGTGACGGTGGAGACCGGGAAGACGATCATGTCCGGACTCAATTGCGGAACCCCCTCTTCGCTGGCGTGGCCTTTGGTTCGCGACGGCCTCGACGCTGCGGTGGCCGTCAGCGACGACGCCGCTATCGATGCTGCGCACCGGCTCGCCGAACTCGGAGTCGCGGCCGGACCGTGCGGAGCCGCCTCGCTGGCAGGAGCCAAAGAGGCGCTCACCGGTTTGGACAAGGACTCCCGTCGCCGGCACCTGGGCGTCGACGCCGACAGCGTCGTCGTCCTGACCATCACCGAGGGTGCTGAGGCCAACCCGGTGCCGGCGATCTGA